The Methylopila sp. M107 genome contains the following window.
CTTTGCGAGCCACGCTTACGACGACTTCCACCTGCTGATGCCGCTTTATGTGTGCCGGCGCTGGACGGGGATCGTGACGGGGCGCGAGGGTCAGGCGGTGAAATGGGTCAGACCCGACAGGCTCCGCGACCATCCGATGCCTCCCGCCGATGAGCCGCTTGTCGCGCACCTCATCGACCTGCTCTGACGTCTCAGAACTCGCGAACGCGCCAGGAGGGCGTGGCGATGAGAGCAGTGCGCAGGACAGGTCGTCTTCTCGCCCGGATGGCGCGCGCCGAGAGCGGCGCGACCGCGATCGAATACGCCATGATCGCCGTCGGCATCAGCATCGTCATCGTCACCACCGTGAATGTGACGGGCGTCAGCCTCCGCACGAACTATTTCGAGAAGGTCCAGCAGGCGACGGCGAACTGAAGCCTGAGGGCTGTCATTCCGGCCGTCAGGGCCGGAATCCAGAACCGCAAGCCGCTCCGCAACGCCCTGAAACGTTCGTGTTTCTGGATTCCGGCCTTCCGCTTCGCTTCAGCCGGAATGACGGCGCGCTATTGCGAAGGCCTGTCGCCACCTAGCGGCAGCGTTTCCGCAGTCCCGTCTCCCTCCGCCACACCCAGCGCGTCCGCGAGGCGCGACGTCGCGCTGCCGGGCTTCAGCGGCTTCTGCTGGTCCGGATGCGGCGCCCAGCCGGACGCCCAGACGATCTCGAACGTCGCGCGCACGCGGCCGTCCGGGTCCGAAAACCGCTCCGCGTAGACCTTCAGCGCCTCGCCCAGCGTCTCGCGCCGGAGCGGCTTGCGGCTGCGCTCGGCGAGCATGTTGGTTGCGCCCCAGGCGCGCAGATCCCGCATCAGTTCGAGCGGATTTGGATAGCGCACCGTCACGCGGTCGACGTCGGTCACCGGCAGAGCGAAGCCCGCCCTCTGCAGCAGGCCGCCGACGGCCCGGACATCCGCGAACGGCAGCACGCGGGGGCTCACGCCTCCGGTCGTTGCGGTCTCGGCGATCGCGAAGGACTGGCGCAGCTCCGTCAGCGTGTCGCCGCCGAGGAAGGCGGCGAGGAACAGCCCGTCCGGCGCGAGCGCCCGTCGCGCCTGGACGAGCAGACCGGGCAGGTCGTCGACGAAATGCAGCGCGAGGCCTGAGACGATCAGGCCGAGCTTTTCGGCCGCGAAGGGCAGGGCTTCGGGATCGACCACGACGTCGCCCTCGTCCGCCGCGTCGAACGCCGCGCGGATGACGAGCTTGGTCTCAGGCCGCCGCGCGATCGCCGCCGCGATCGCGCCGGTCGGCGAGCCGAGGTCGGCTGCGCTCGCGAACGGTCGGAGCGTCGCCGCGAGCCGCTCGACCATGTCCTCGGCGACGCGGGCCGTCAGGAAATCGGGACCGCCGCCCAAGTGCTTCGCGCGCCGGCGCGCGGCGTGGAGCGCCGGCCGGTCGAGAAGTTTTGGGACGTCCGTCACGAGGCCCCGTCAGCCGACGGCGGCGGCCGGCGCCTTGGCTTCGCCGGCCTCCAGCCGCGCCTCGGCCGCGCCCATGTAGTCGCGCGTCAGCGGCACGGCGTCGACGTCGCGGGTCATCTGGATCTGGAAGACCATGTGCTTGCCGTAGCGGAACGAGAACTCCGAGATCAGCAGGTAGAATTCCCACATCCGGCAGAACCGGTCGCCCAGCATCGCGGCCGCCTTGTCGCGGTTGGCTTCGAACCGGTTGCCCCAGGCGAGGCAGGTCTCGGCGTAGTGCATGCGCCAGATCTCGACGTCCGTGACCCAGAGTTTTGCGGCCTCGATAGCCGGCATGGTCTCGGACAGCGCCGGCGCGTAGCCGCCCGGAAAAATGTACTTCTTCACCCAGGCGCCCGTGGAGCCCGGCCCGCCCTTGCGGCCGATCGAGTGCAGCAGCGCGACGCCGTCCTCCTTGAGCAACGAACGGATCTTCACGAAGAACTCCGGAATGTTCTTGAGGCCGACATGCTCGAACATGCCGACCGAGACGATCCGGTCGAACGGCCCCTGCACCTCGCGATAGTCACGGAGCTCGAACTTGACCCGGTCCGACAGGCCGCGTTCGGCGGCGCGCTGGGTCGCGAGCGCGTGCTGCTCGGTCGAGAGCGTGACGCCCAGCACCTCGACGCCGCAGTTTTCGGCGAGATAGATCGCCATCGAGCCCCAGCCGGAGCCGATGTCGAGCACGCGCTGGCCTGGCTTCAGGTCGAGTTTCGACGCGATGTGCCGGAGTTTTGCGACCTGCGCCGCGTCGAGCGTGTCGGCAGGCGTGCGAAAATAGCCGCAGGAGTAGTTCATCCCCTCGTCGAGGAAGAGCCGGTACATGTCGTTCGAGAGGTCGTAATGCGCCTCGACGTTCTTCTTCGAGCGCGAGGCGTCGTTCTTCGGCAGGAAGCCGCGCATCCGCTTAATCCAGCGGCGCGAGCGCTTCTGGATCGGCCCGGCGCGCAGGTTCGTGCGGTTCAGCGAATAGAGCGTGAGGAGGTCGCGAAGCGTGCCCTTCTCGATCGTCAGCGTGCCGTCCATATAGGCCTCGCCGGTGCGCAGCTCGGGGTTCAGAAGCAGCTGGTGGTGCAGCTTCTTGTCGTGGAGCTTGACGATGACGTCGGGGCCCGGCGCGTCGCCCTTCAGCTCGTGGGTGCGCCCGCCCGCGTCGAGGATCGTCAGCGAGCCGACCTTCACGAAGCGCCCCATCAGCGCGTTGACGATTTCCATGATGGCGCTCCTGGCGACGGCTCCGGCCTTGAGCGCCGGATTGACGGCGCCGCACGGCCATGCGGACATTGGCTTCACCGTCTGCCCTAAACCATCCGGAGCGCGGTTTCGATGCCTCCCGGCGCAATCGACGACCCGCAGGGCCTCAAACTCGCCGCGCGCGCAGTCGCGCTCGCCGCTTGCGTCCGGCGTCTCGGCCGGACGGCGCTCGATCTCGCGCTGCCGCCGCAATGCCTGGCCTGCTCGAAGCCCGTCAGCGAGCCCGGCGCGCTCTGCGTCGGTTGCTGGAACGGGTTCCGGCCGATCGAGCGGCCGTTCTGCGAGCGGATGGGGACGCCCTTCCCGGCCGATTTCGGCCCCGGCCTGCTGTCGCCCGCCGCGATCGCAAAGCCCCCGGCCTATGACCGGGCGCGCGCGGTCGCGCGCTTCGACGGCACGGCGCGCGAACTCGTCCATCGCCTGAAATATGCCGACGGCCTGCATCTCGCCCGCCCGCTCGGCCGCATGATGGCGCGCGCCGGCCATGAGCTTCTGGGCTCAGACGCGGTGCTGGTCCCGACGCCGCTGCATCGCGGGCGGCTCTGGAGGCGGCGGTTCAACCAGTCGGCGCTGCTCGCGCGCGAGATCGCGTCGCTCACCGGCGCGCGCCTCGCGCTGGACGCCGTTGCGCGGGTCAAGGCGACCCGTCCGCAGGTCGGGCTGTCGGCCGCGCAGCGCGCCGAAAACCTCGCGGGCGCGTTCAAGGTCGTCGACCGCGCGGCGATCGCGGGCGCCCGCGTCGTGCTGGTCGACGACGTCGTCACCACCGGATCGACCGTCGACCGGCTCTCCCGCCTTGTCCGGCGCGCGGGCGCTGCCTCGGTCGATGTGCTGGTTTTCTCGATGGTTGTGAACGACGGTCGACCGTCTATATCCTGACCCTTCACGCACGCCGCCGCCGTTTCGCGAGATCTCGATGTCGTCAGTCCTCATCTACACGCGGTCCGACTGCCCCTATTGCCACATGGCGAAGGACCTGCTGCGCCGGAAGTCGGTCGAGTTCGAGGAGGTCGACATCGGCCGCGCGCCGGATCGCCGCCCCGAGATGATCGCGCGCGCGGGCGGCCGGACGACGGTGCCGCAGGTGTTCATCGACGGCCGGCACGTCGGCGGCTGCGACGACCTGCACGCGCTCGACCGGTCCGGCGGGCTCGACCCGCTGCTCGCGGCGTGAGCGGCGCGGTGAGCGATCGCTCCTTCGTGGCGGCCTGCGTGCAGATGCGCGCCGGCAAGGTCGCGGCCCGGAACGTCGACGACGTGGCGCGTCTCGCAAAGCAGGCCGCGGACGCCGGCGCGAGCTACATCCAGACGCCCGAGATGACCAACCTGCTGGTGAAGTCGCGCGAAGAACTGTTCGCCGCGATCCTGCCCGAGGAGGCCGATCCGTCGCTCGCCGCGTTCCAGGAGCTCGCGCGCGCCCTGAAGGTCACGCTGCATCTCGGGTCGCTCGCGATCCGGCTCGAGGGCCAGCGCGCGGCGAACCGCGCTTATGTGATCGACCCCGAGGGGGACATCGTCGCGCGCTACGACAAGATCCACATGTTCGACGTCGACCTGCCGGACGGCGAGAGCTGGCGGGAATCCGCCACCTACCGGCCGGGCGAGCAGGCTGTGGTCGTGCCCATGCCGTGGGGCGGGCTCGGCCTGACGATCTGCTACGACGTCCGCTTCCCGACGCTGCACCGCGCGCTCGCCGAACACGGCGCCGACGTGATCGCGTCGCCTGCGGCCTTCACCAAGAAGACCGGCGAGGCGCACTGGCACGTCCTGCTGCGCGCCCGCGCGGTCGAGACCGGCGCGTTCGTGATCGCCGCCGCGCAGGGCGGGAAACACGAGGACGGCCGCGAGACCTACGGCCATTCGCTGATCGTCGACCCCTGGGGTCGGGTGCTGGCCGAGGGCGGCGAGGAGCCCGGCGTGATCGTCGCCGAGATCGACATCGCCAAGGTCTCGGACATCCGCCAGCGGATTCCCTCGCTCGAGAACGGCAGGCGCTTCGCCGTGCTGCCGCAGGCGAGCGAACCCACGCAGCTGCGCGACGTCGCCACATGATCCGCTACGGGCTCGTCTGCGCCTCGGGTCATGGTTTCGACGCCTGGTTCCGGTCGTCCGGCGATTTCGAAAGCCAGTCCGCCAAAGGCCTGCTGTCGTGTCCGGATTGCGGGGTTTCGGCGGTGACCAAGGCCCTGATGGCGCCGGCGCTCGCGACCGGCGGGTCTGCCGGGGCCGCGACCACCGAGGCGCCTCCTGCCGCCGAGCCCGCCGAAAGCCTCACGCTGGTCGACGACAAGAAGGCGAAGCTCCGCCAGCTGCTGCGCGAGGTCCGGGCGGAGATCACCAAAGGATCCGAAGACGTCGGCGACCGGTTTCCCGAGGTCGCGCGAAAGATGCACGCAGAAGAGATCGAGCAGCGCACGATCCATGGCCGCGCCACCCCCGAGGAGGCGAGGGCGCTGGTTGACGAAGGCGTCGCCGTGCAGCCGCTGCCGGCCTTTCCCGACGACCTGAACTGACCGCCCGCAGCCTCGGCCGAGGTTGAGGAATTTCCGTGCGACGTCAGCGCAGAAGGGCTGTCGTGCCCGGCGGAGCCGGGTACCCACGGCTTTCTGGGAGCGTCGAGTTCTACGCCCTCGTCGCGGATACCCGAGACAAGCTCGGGCATGAGGTCTAGGTGACCTCGCATAACCCGAAAACGCTCCGGAAGCGCGAAGCCGGCGGCGGCTCTCACACGCGGCCCCGCGACGCGCGTCGCCCACATCGGGCCCCGCGATGCGGCGCCGCACAAGTCGACCGCGGACCGCTCCACGGTCGAATGCGTCCTTCGCCAGAATCGGGAAAGTAATCGCGCGCACACACGCTATGGTAGAGCGGCGGGATCTACGGTTCGCGGCAGGAAGGCCGCGAAGTTTTTCGGCGAAATGGGCAAGAATATTC
Protein-coding sequences here:
- a CDS encoding methyltransferase domain-containing protein, whose amino-acid sequence is MTDVPKLLDRPALHAARRRAKHLGGGPDFLTARVAEDMVERLAATLRPFASAADLGSPTGAIAAAIARRPETKLVIRAAFDAADEGDVVVDPEALPFAAEKLGLIVSGLALHFVDDLPGLLVQARRALAPDGLFLAAFLGGDTLTELRQSFAIAETATTGGVSPRVLPFADVRAVGGLLQRAGFALPVTDVDRVTVRYPNPLELMRDLRAWGATNMLAERSRKPLRRETLGEALKVYAERFSDPDGRVRATFEIVWASGWAPHPDQQKPLKPGSATSRLADALGVAEGDGTAETLPLGGDRPSQ
- a CDS encoding carbon-nitrogen hydrolase family protein, which encodes MSDRSFVAACVQMRAGKVAARNVDDVARLAKQAADAGASYIQTPEMTNLLVKSREELFAAILPEEADPSLAAFQELARALKVTLHLGSLAIRLEGQRAANRAYVIDPEGDIVARYDKIHMFDVDLPDGESWRESATYRPGEQAVVVPMPWGGLGLTICYDVRFPTLHRALAEHGADVIASPAAFTKKTGEAHWHVLLRARAVETGAFVIAAAQGGKHEDGRETYGHSLIVDPWGRVLAEGGEEPGVIVAEIDIAKVSDIRQRIPSLENGRRFAVLPQASEPTQLRDVAT
- a CDS encoding DUF1178 family protein, translated to MIRYGLVCASGHGFDAWFRSSGDFESQSAKGLLSCPDCGVSAVTKALMAPALATGGSAGAATTEAPPAAEPAESLTLVDDKKAKLRQLLREVRAEITKGSEDVGDRFPEVARKMHAEEIEQRTIHGRATPEEARALVDEGVAVQPLPAFPDDLN
- a CDS encoding Flp family type IVb pilin yields the protein MRAVRRTGRLLARMARAESGATAIEYAMIAVGISIVIVTTVNVTGVSLRTNYFEKVQQATAN
- a CDS encoding cyclopropane-fatty-acyl-phospholipid synthase family protein → MEIVNALMGRFVKVGSLTILDAGGRTHELKGDAPGPDVIVKLHDKKLHHQLLLNPELRTGEAYMDGTLTIEKGTLRDLLTLYSLNRTNLRAGPIQKRSRRWIKRMRGFLPKNDASRSKKNVEAHYDLSNDMYRLFLDEGMNYSCGYFRTPADTLDAAQVAKLRHIASKLDLKPGQRVLDIGSGWGSMAIYLAENCGVEVLGVTLSTEQHALATQRAAERGLSDRVKFELRDYREVQGPFDRIVSVGMFEHVGLKNIPEFFVKIRSLLKEDGVALLHSIGRKGGPGSTGAWVKKYIFPGGYAPALSETMPAIEAAKLWVTDVEIWRMHYAETCLAWGNRFEANRDKAAAMLGDRFCRMWEFYLLISEFSFRYGKHMVFQIQMTRDVDAVPLTRDYMGAAEARLEAGEAKAPAAAVG
- the grxC gene encoding glutaredoxin 3, with amino-acid sequence MSSVLIYTRSDCPYCHMAKDLLRRKSVEFEEVDIGRAPDRRPEMIARAGGRTTVPQVFIDGRHVGGCDDLHALDRSGGLDPLLAA
- a CDS encoding ComF family protein, with translation MPPGAIDDPQGLKLAARAVALAACVRRLGRTALDLALPPQCLACSKPVSEPGALCVGCWNGFRPIERPFCERMGTPFPADFGPGLLSPAAIAKPPAYDRARAVARFDGTARELVHRLKYADGLHLARPLGRMMARAGHELLGSDAVLVPTPLHRGRLWRRRFNQSALLAREIASLTGARLALDAVARVKATRPQVGLSAAQRAENLAGAFKVVDRAAIAGARVVLVDDVVTTGSTVDRLSRLVRRAGAASVDVLVFSMVVNDGRPSIS